DNA from Polaribacter sp. NJDZ03:
CTATTTCCCGCTTTCATTACTCGCTTTTTTTGTTAAAAAAACAAAAAAGAGCTCAAACAGACCATTCAATCGGGGCTAAGCTTGTTTGCCAACTTATATAAAACAGTCAATTTTGTTTTTTTAAGTTGACTTTTTTTTGGTTCTGAAATTCCCTTGTGCATTTGTTATTTTAGGTTTATATACTTAGAAAAACTTTAGAAAATCGTTATATTTGTTAGCTGTAATTAATACTAATTTTATTCTATTACGTCGCTAAATCAATTGAGAATCTAAATGTCTTCCTGAGCTTGTCGAAGGACATTCAATAACCAAAAAAAGTCTTCGAATAAGCTTGTATTGAACAAAGTCGAATTGCTCAGACAGACAAGTCATTTTTATAATTATAATAGTTAAAAACTAAAAATGTATTTTAAAGCGACTTTAAATACTTAAATTGGTATACTAAATAAAACCTATGATTTTTATTGATAATGAGGGGGGTACAGATCCTAAATTAAACTTAGCATTAGAAGAATATGCGTTAAGAAATTTTGATGCTTCTACAGATTATTTATTATTTTATATTAATGCGCCATCTATAATTATTGGTCGTAATCAAAATACGATAGAAGAAATTAACCAAGAATATATCGATAAAAATGATATAAAAGTAGTTCGACGTATTTCTGGCGGAGGAGCCGTTTATCACGATTTAGGAAATTTAAACTTCAGTTTTATTACCAATCATGACGGAAAAAGTATTAGTAATTTTAAAAAGTTTACAGAACCTGTAATTCGTGTTTTAAATGAATTGGGCGTACATGCCGAGTTAAAAGGTAGAAATGATATTCTAGTTGATGAAAAGAAAATTTCTGGAACAGCTCAATTTTCTACAGGAAAAAGAATGATTAGTCATGGAACTTTATTGTTTGATACAGATATGAGCGAAGTAGGGAAAGCACTTCAAGTAAAAATGAGTAAAATTCAATCTAAAGGACATAAATCGGTTAGAAGTCGTGTAGCAAATATTAGTGAATTTTTAAAAGAACCTATCACCATGGATCATTTTAAAAAGCAATTACTAACAGGTTTGTATGAAGCTAAAGAAGATTTTGAAATTCATAAATTAACCGAAGCAGAGTGGAAAGCTGTAAAAGAATTAAAAGCAACAAAATATGATTTGTGGGATTGGAATTTTGGAAACTCACCTAAGTTTAATATCCAACGTAATAAGCGTTTTCCAATCGGAGAAATAGATGTGCGTATTTTTGTTGAAAAAGGACATATTTCTGACTTTAAAATTTTTGGAGATTTCTTTGGCAGACAACCCATTGCTAATCTTGAAAAGTTATTAATTGGTGTTCCTTATAATAAAAATGAAATCACTAATAAGTTACGCCATATTACAATTGCAGATTATTTTGGAAAATTAGAAAACTCAGACTTTACAGCTCTTGTCTACGGCAATGATTAATTTTTTTTAAATTATCTGAACAGTATGTTGTATTGTTTTAGTTAAAAATACTTCCTTGGATTTATTTTCCTTGGTAAATAGTTTTTTATATTATATCTTTGTCGAGAATTTAAAAACCATTCGAGATGAAGACTACTAAAATTATATACTATATTTCTACGGCATTATTAACTGTAATCATGCTTTTTTCTGCAGGCATGTATATTTTCAATCATGAAGCAGTAGTAGGTATGTTTACTAATTTTGGTTACCCTACATACATCATTTATCCGTATGCAATAGCAAAATTATTAGGTTTGGTCGCATTATGGTTTTTATCAAATAAAACAATAAAAGAGTGGGCGTATGCAGGTTTTTTCTTCGCATTTATTTTTGCTTTTTTTGCTCATGTAATGATTGGAGACGGAGAACAAGGAGCATCTATTGCAGCAATGATCTTTTTAATTACTTCTTATGTTACTCACAAAAAAATAACAAATGGAAGAGCTTAAAACAGCAGAAGTAGTTTTAAGAAACAAAAACTATTTAGCAGAAGCAAAAACAAGAAATCACTTTTTAACAATGGATCAATCTGTTGCAGCTGGAGGAGATGATAGTGGAGCAACTCCAGTAGAATATTTATTAACGGCAATTGGCGGTTGTGTTTCTATGACGTTAAGAACCTATGCAGAGTTAAGAGGTTGGGATATTGGAGAAATTACAGTAAATGTTACCCAGCATCAAGACGAAAACGGAACGTATTTAACAGAAGAAATAGCTTTCGAAAAAGAAATAACAGCAGAACAAAGAAAAAAACTGATGGTCTTTGCAGGGAAATGCCCCGTTGCAAAAATGGTAAAAGGAGAAACCAGAATAGTTAGCAGTATTTTGTAATATAGTTTACTGTTTTCAGTTACAGAAAGTCAGTTTGAGTGATTACGCTTTTTCGATGTAATAGTATAGAAAACTAATAAAATTTAGAATATGAAAAAAATATTAGCATTTGCAGGTAGCACAAGTTCTACATCTATCAATAAACAATTGGCAACATTTGCAACAGAAAATTTAGAAAATACTTCATTTGATATAATTGATTTAAGAGATTTTATATTACCAATTTATAGTGAAGATGAGCATAGAAAAGCAATTCCAGAGGATGCTA
Protein-coding regions in this window:
- a CDS encoding lipoate--protein ligase, with the translated sequence MIFIDNEGGTDPKLNLALEEYALRNFDASTDYLLFYINAPSIIIGRNQNTIEEINQEYIDKNDIKVVRRISGGGAVYHDLGNLNFSFITNHDGKSISNFKKFTEPVIRVLNELGVHAELKGRNDILVDEKKISGTAQFSTGKRMISHGTLLFDTDMSEVGKALQVKMSKIQSKGHKSVRSRVANISEFLKEPITMDHFKKQLLTGLYEAKEDFEIHKLTEAEWKAVKELKATKYDLWDWNFGNSPKFNIQRNKRFPIGEIDVRIFVEKGHISDFKIFGDFFGRQPIANLEKLLIGVPYNKNEITNKLRHITIADYFGKLENSDFTALVYGND
- a CDS encoding DoxX family protein; protein product: MKTTKIIYYISTALLTVIMLFSAGMYIFNHEAVVGMFTNFGYPTYIIYPYAIAKLLGLVALWFLSNKTIKEWAYAGFFFAFIFAFFAHVMIGDGEQGASIAAMIFLITSYVTHKKITNGRA
- a CDS encoding OsmC family protein produces the protein MEELKTAEVVLRNKNYLAEAKTRNHFLTMDQSVAAGGDDSGATPVEYLLTAIGGCVSMTLRTYAELRGWDIGEITVNVTQHQDENGTYLTEEIAFEKEITAEQRKKLMVFAGKCPVAKMVKGETRIVSSIL